A genomic region of Notamacropus eugenii isolate mMacEug1 chromosome 3, mMacEug1.pri_v2, whole genome shotgun sequence contains the following coding sequences:
- the LOC140531455 gene encoding olfactory receptor 6C2-like, whose protein sequence is MRNHTGITFFIFRGLTDDPQLKVLLFIFLFLTYMLSVTANLTIITLTLVNPHLKTPMYFFLRNYSFLELSFTTVCIPRFLYHMSTGDYTVTYNACFTQLFFGIFFGASEFFLLAAMSYDRYVAICKPLHYAVIINNRVCNQLLLSCWLSGLMIIIPVLSGGLELEFCDSNIIDHFVCDISPLLEITCSDTQVLERIILACAILTLIITLVLVVLSYAYIVRTILRFPSAEQRKKAFSTCSSHMIVVSMTYGTCIFIYIKPSAKEGGTLNKMVLVLATSAAPVMNPFIYVLRNKQVIQVLRDTFKRIVLISKL, encoded by the coding sequence ATGAGAAACCATACagggataacatttttcatttttcgaGGATTGACAGATGACCCACAACTGAAGGTTCTACtctttatctttttgtttctGACCTATATGCTGAGTGTAACTGCGAACCTCACCATCATCACTCTCACTTTGGTGAATCCCCACCTTAAAACtcccatgtattttttccttaggAACTATTCCTTCTTGGAATTGTCATTCACAACTGTCTGTATTCCCAGATTCCTGTACCACATGTCAACTGGGGACTATACTGTGACCTATAATGCCTGTTTCACTCAATTATTTTTTGGTATCTTCTTTGGGGCCTCAGAATTTTTTCTCTTAGCTGCCATGTCTTATGATCGCTATGTAGCTATCTGCAAACCTCTACACTATGCAGTCATCATAAACAATAGAGTCTGTAACCAGCTTCTCCTGAGTTGTTGGTTGTCTGGGTTGATGATCATCATTCCAGTACTTAGTGGGGGTCTTGAGCTAGAATTCTGTGACTCCAATATTATTGATCATTTTGTCTGTGACATATCACCGTTGCTGGAGATCACATGCTCTGATACACAGGTACTAGAAAGAATAATTTTAGCATGTGCTATATTGACACTCATCATCACCTTAGTGTTAGTGGTTTTATCTTATGCCTATATTGTCAGGACTATTCTCAGATTCCCCTCAGctgaacaaaggaaaaaagcctTTTCCACTTGTTCCTCCCACATGATTGTGGTCTCCATGACTTATGGCACCTGTATCTTCATCTATATCAAACCTTCTGCAAAAGAAGGTGGGACTTTGAATAAGATGGTGTTAGTGCTGGCAACCTCAGCGGCACCAGTAATGAACCCCTTCATTTATGTATTGAGGAATAAACAAGTAATACAGGTTTTAAGAGACACATTCAAAAGGATTGTATTGATTTCGAAGTTATGA